The Terriglobus tenax genome contains a region encoding:
- a CDS encoding HD domain-containing protein: MSEYTRARAWALLAEWTTSPSLIKHALAVETCTESYGAREAARLGLGGDEAAAFTEQYAIAGLLHDFDYDRHPSLEEHPFVGEKVLAEQGWPEAIRRAILAHADYSGVPRDTHLERALFACDELAGFLTACALVKPSKSIHDVEVAGVKKKMKDKAFARAVKREDIRLGAELLGLPVEEHIQNCLTALQGRAEELGLQGTPEVHP; this comes from the coding sequence ATGAGCGAATACACCCGCGCCCGCGCATGGGCTCTCCTGGCAGAATGGACCACCTCTCCCAGCCTGATCAAACACGCTCTCGCCGTGGAAACCTGCACCGAAAGTTATGGCGCCCGCGAGGCGGCACGTCTCGGCCTGGGCGGCGACGAGGCCGCTGCCTTCACGGAGCAGTACGCCATCGCCGGCCTGCTGCATGACTTCGACTACGACAGGCACCCGTCGCTCGAAGAGCACCCGTTCGTCGGCGAGAAGGTACTGGCCGAACAGGGTTGGCCGGAAGCGATCCGCCGCGCCATCCTGGCCCACGCCGACTACTCTGGCGTGCCACGCGATACGCACCTGGAACGAGCGCTCTTCGCCTGCGACGAACTCGCCGGCTTCCTCACGGCCTGCGCTCTGGTCAAGCCGTCAAAGTCCATCCACGATGTGGAGGTGGCGGGTGTGAAAAAGAAGATGAAAGACAAGGCCTTCGCCCGCGCGGTGAAGAGGGAAGATATTAGGCTGGGCGCGGAGCTTTTGGGGCTGCCGGTGGAAGAGCATATCCAGAACTGCCTGACTGCATTGCAGGGAAGGGCGGAAGAGTTGGGATTGCAGGGGACGCCGGAAGTTCATCCCTAA
- a CDS encoding helix-turn-helix domain-containing protein, whose protein sequence is MCRRCHKALEADEPEVAPAPLAIVPPQPAQEGSLQVATAVRDLRRVRNLSQRQLAGRMNVPRTYISKIENGKAMPTLGSLERLASALQVDISALLRDSRSRRSDETAVLMADPFLAEIAGYVNQLDSLQRSIFMNHVRELASGRRKMA, encoded by the coding sequence ATGTGCCGCCGCTGCCACAAGGCGCTTGAGGCTGATGAGCCTGAAGTCGCTCCGGCACCTCTGGCTATCGTTCCGCCCCAGCCAGCACAGGAAGGTTCTCTTCAGGTGGCTACGGCCGTGCGCGATCTGCGCCGTGTCCGCAACCTGTCGCAGCGCCAGCTGGCCGGACGCATGAATGTGCCCCGCACCTATATCTCCAAGATTGAGAACGGTAAGGCGATGCCGACGCTTGGCTCGCTGGAGCGTCTTGCGTCCGCGCTGCAGGTAGATATCTCTGCCCTGCTGCGTGACTCGCGCTCGCGCCGTTCCGACGAGACGGCCGTTCTGATGGCTGACCCCTTCCTGGCGGAGATTGCCGGGTACGTCAACCAGCTGGACAGCCTGCAGCGCTCCATCTTCATGAACCATGTCCGCGAGCTGGCCAGCGGACGCCGAAAGATGGCTTAA